In the Streptomyces coeruleoprunus genome, CACCGCCGACCCACCCAGGCGGCGCGGGCCCGCCGGGCCGGACAGCCGCGACGTCAGCACCGTCTGCTCGAAGCCACGACGGTCCAGGCAACGGGTCAGCTCGGCCGTGTGGTTCTGCATCCCGCCGACGGGGTCGTACGGCGCGAGCAGCGCACCGCCACCGGCGCCCCTCGTGTCCGCTGCGGCCGAGGGCTCGAAGACCGACGTGAAGCGCAGCACGCGGAGCGGGGCGTCACCGGGCATCATGGTGCTCCCGCCCGCCTGCGAGGAGTCACCGCGTGGCCGGTTCTCCCGTCGCCCCTCTCGCCGATCCCTCGGTACGCCGAGTGGCGTACGTGCGCGCCCGCGTCGGACTCGGCGACCTGCTCTGCACGGTCCCCGCGCTGCGCGCCCTGCGGGCCGCCCGCCCCGACGTGCGGCTGACGTTCGTCACCTGGCCCGAGACGGCGCCGGTCGTCGGGCGCTTCCGGGCGTACGTCGACGAGTTGCTGCCGTTCCCCGGCTACCCGGGCATCCCGGAGCGCACGCCGCGGCCCGACCTGTTCGACGCCTTCCTGGCGGCGGCCGCCGCGCGCCGCTTCGACCTGGCGCTCCAGGCGTACGGGGACCGCCCGGCGGCCAACGAGGTGACGGCGTTGGTCCCGGCGCGGCGCACCGGCGGGTTCGCGGCCCGTGGCTTCACGGGTTCGGGCGCGCTCCACCTGCCGTACCCGGACCGCGTCCACGAGATCCACCGGCACCTGCGGCTGGTGGAGCACCTCGGCGTGCCGCCCGGCGCGGACGACACGCCGGAGTTCCCCGTACGGGTCGCGGACCTGACCGCGTACGCGGCTCTCGGCCGGGCCCACGGCCTGCGCGAGGGGCGCTACGCCGTGCTCCACCCGGGTGCGACGTGCGCCAGCCGCCGGTGGCCGCCGGAGCGGTTCGCCGCCGTCGCGGACGCGCTGGCGGAGCGGGCGGGCCTGCGGATCGTGGTCACCGGCGTGCGCGGTGAGGAGGCGGTGACGGCGGCCCTCGCGCGCCACGCCCGGACGCCGGTGGTGGACCTGACCGGGCGGACGACGCTCGGCGCGTTCGCGTGCCTGCTCCGAGGCGCGGCGCTCCTGGTGGCCAACGACACCGGGGCGGCGCACCTCGCGGCCGCGACCGGAACCCCGAGCGTCACCGTCTTCCTGTCCGGCGACCCCGTGCGGTGGGCCCACCGGGGCCGTCGCCACCGTGCCCTGAGCGCCGGGGTCGCGTGCAGCCCGTGCCCGCACCTGACGTGCCCGATCGACTTCCGCTGCGCTCATGCGCTGGCTCCCGGGACCGTCGTGGCGGCGGCCCTCGCGCTGCTCGGCTGAGCCGAAGCCGCGGCCGCGGCCAGCACGTCGGCCGTCGCCGCCACCATGCCGGCCGCGTCGAGGCCGCCCACCGCGAGGCGCCTGGCGCGCAGGCCGAGCCGCCGGGCGCGTTCCGGGTCCGCCACCAGGCCGCCCAAGGCGCGGGCGAGCGCGGCCGGATCGTCCACGGGGACGGTCACCACCGTGTCGCCCAGCACTTCGGTGACGTCCCCGACGGGTGTCGTCACGCACGGCAGCGCGTGCGCCATCGCCTCCAGCAGGGCGAGCGAGAGCGCCTCCCGGCGGGACGGCAGGCAGAAGACGTCGAGTCCGCGCAGGAAGGCCGGCACGTCCGCGACGAACCCGTGGAACCGCACCGGCAGGCCGGCCGCCGCACGCTCCAGCGCCGCCCGGTCGCGGCCATCGCCGGCCACCTCGACCGTGATCGGGTGTCCCTCCGCCACCAGACGGGCGACGGCCCCGACGAGCACGTCGAAGCCCTTCTGCTCGGTCAGCCGCCCCACGGCCCCGATACGGCAGGGCGTGCCGCCCGACGCGCGGACCGGCGGCGCGGCGCGCGGCGGAACGTCCACGCCGTTGCGGACCCGGACGACCCGGTCGCCGGGCACGCCGAAGCGTTCCCGCACCGTCTCCGCGATCTCGCGGGAGACCGCGATCACGGTGGTCAGCCCGCCGTACAGCGCGCGCAGCGCGACGGTCGCGTCGTGCGCGTGACCGGGCATGTGGAGCGTCGCGACCGTCGGGGCCAGGGCGCTCGCGGCGGCCAGGGCGGCCCGGTTGCTGCCGGGGTCGACCAGGTTGACGTGCCAGACGTCCACGGCGTGCCCCGCGAGCAGCGACGCCGTCGCGTGCCCCGGGTCCCGGCCCCGCAGGAGCGGCACCACGGTGACGTCCTCGCACAAGGCGTGCAGGTCACGGAAGTGCGGGGCGACGGGCTCGGCGACCACGAGGCGGCGGCGGAAGTGCGCCGGGAGGCGCCGCAGCAGCTGCCGCACGTACACCTCGGCGCCGCCGAACGCGTCGCTGTCCACGAGGAGGCCGACACGGACGGGCTCCGGCATGGTGACGTCCTCTCGCGCGGGATCGGCGGAACGTACCGTTCCTGTTCCCGTCGCGCTCCGTACGCCACCGCGGTTCACCCGTCTGCCGCCGGCGTGTCGCCGCGTCGGACAGACGCGCGATCCGCGACCGCGCCGCCGTGCCCATGGCCGCACCCGAGGCGCCCTTCCGCCGGCTCCGCCGAACCGTCCCGAGCCGTCCCGTCCGCCGGACGCCGGCGCCCCGCCTCGTGCCACGTGTACGCCCCGGCCCTGCGGGTACCGGACCGGCGACGCGCCAGCCGAGCCCCAGGGGGCACCATGATCGTCTGCGCCGAATCCGCCGCCCCGGCAGGGCCTGTCGCCGCCGTGGCCACGGCCGACGCGTCCAGAGGCGGCACCGGATGACCGCCGGTCCCGTACGACGCCTGCGGACGGCCCGGTGCCTGTGCGACTTCGACTCGTCCGTGACGTCGGTGCGGGCGGTGAGCCGGTTCCTGCGCGGCCAGGACTTCCCCGGGCTGGGTGTCGCGCCGGGCTCCGCGCGCCTGGCCGACCTGCTGTCGCACCTGCCCTCGCGGGCACGGCGCCGGGCGTACGTACTGGTGGCGCACCTGCAGGGCGCGCCCGTCTCCCTGGTGCGGCGGCTGACCGGCGAGGACCTGGCCGCGTGGACGGCCGCACAGTACGGCCCCGGCCCGTACCCGGCCGTGTTCATCGGCGCGGGCAGCGGCGCCGCCGTGCACCTGGCGGCCGCCCTGGGCGCGCCGGTGCTGCCGCAGACGTACCTGGTGCCCGTACGGGCCCGGATCGACCCCGACCGGCCCCGCGCGGCCCTGCGGGCCGGCGCGGGGCTGGGCCGCGACCTGGTCGAGGCCGACCCCGAGCTCGCGCTGTGCCACATGCACGACCCCAGCCAGGACCGGGCGATGATCGTCCGCTTCGCCTACTTCCGCTTCAAGCGGTTGCGCCTGGGCGCGGAACTGCGGCGCTTCCTGGAACAGCGGCTCGCGCCGGGGGCGACGGTCTTCCTCCTGGACTGCACCCTGAGGTGGCCGATGACGGTCTTGGGCGACCGGCAGCGCTTCCAGTTCGGGGCCCTCGGCGGCATGGCGCCGGACGAGTACGTCACCGGCAGCGAACGGCTCGCCGAGCACCTCGCGGAGCAGGGCTCGCCCGTACGCCGGTGGGACGCGCCCCCGGCGGACCAGACGTACCCCGAGGCCGAATGGGGGTACGACGACGCCCTCACCCCGGACGTCCTGGCGCTGGCCGAGCGGTGCGGCTACCCGGTGCGGCGCGTCACCGTCGCCGAGCCCGAGCACCTCAGTCCCCTTGTCGCCGAGTTCTACCGCTGGTGGTACCGCCGCCGCGGCCTCCCGGCGGACGACCGGCTGCTCGTCGAGACGTACAACCAGTGGGAGCCGTACTGGACGCTGCGGCTCGGAGCCGTGCCGTTCTGGCTGCAGTTCACCGCGCGGCCCTCGTACGACTGGGCCGCGGAGTACCTGGCCCGGGCCGAGCCGTACCGGCACATCGCCGTGAACCTGTTCTCCAACGGACTGCGCTCGGTCGGCCAGGTCCCCGCGGAGGACTGGCGGGGACTCGCGCGGCGGCACGCGACCGTGAGCGGCGACCTGATCGGCGTGGACGAGACGGCCTATCCGGAGGACCTCGGCAGCACCCTGCGGTACCGCCCGGCGCTGGCGGACCTGCCCGGGCGTCTGCCCCTTCCGGCGCCGGTGACCCTGGCGGAACTGGACGAGTTCCTGTCCGGGGTACGGGACACCGACGCGTTCCGGGCCGCCCCGGTGGAGCGCCTGACGGAGGGCACGCGCGCGTGGAGACCGTGAGCGCCTACCACGACGGCGTGCTCGGCCGCATGCGCAGCCGGGCCGTGGGGCGGCCCGCGCCGGGGGTGCCCGAGGTCGTCCTCGTACAGGGCATGGGCGTCGCCGACTACCTCCTGCCCGGGCTCGCGGCCTTCGCCCGGTGGACACGGGCCCACCTGGTGGAGCTGCCGGGGTTCGGCGGCAGCGGCGAACCGCCGCACGAGCTGGACGTCCCGGAGTTCGGGCGCTGCGTCGCCGACTGGCTCACCGCACAGGACGTGGGCCGCGTGGTCCTGGTGGGCCACTCCAGCGGCACACAGGTCGCCGCTCGCGCCGCGGTCGGGCACCCCGCGGTCGCGGCCGTGGTGCTGGCGAGCCCGACCGTCGACCCGGTCGCCAGGGGGCGGTTGCGGCTGCTGGTCCGCTGGCGTCTGGACGGGCGCCGGGAGCCGCCGGGCCTCAGCGAGTCGCACCGCCCGGAGTGGAAGCGGGCGGGCCTGCGACGGCTGCTGCACACGGCACGCGCGCACCTGGCCGACGACCTGGAGGACGCGGTCGCCCGGCTGCGCGTGCCCCTGCTGGTCATCCACGGCAGGGACGACCTGATCGGCACCACCCGGTGGGCCCGGCACCTGTCCGGGCTGGTGGCCGACGGCACCTGCGTGGAGGTGCCGGGCGCGCACACCTTCCCCTGGCTCGACCCGGAGGCGTGGTCCGAGCCCGTACGCCAACTGGCGGTGCGGGTCGCCGAGAAGGACGGCTGAGGACCCGCGCCCCCGGTGCCGCTCAGGCGAGCGCGCGGCAATGGACGGTACGGAGCAGTCGCGGCCGCCGATTGTGCACGACGGCAGCGGACGCGCTTCCGCGGCGCCCCTAGCCTCGGCGCAACGGACAACGAGGGGCGGTACCGGTGAACTGGCTGATCCACGACTACCGAGAGAGCGATCTCGCAGCGGTGGTGCACCTGATCGACACCACGGCGGAACTCGGGCAGGAATCGGTCTTCTCCCTCGCCGAGTGCATCGGCGCGCTGACCTCCCGCCAGCCCGCCGTCGTCGCCGTCCACCAGGGCGTTCCCATCGGGGCCGCACTCGCCTGCGTGTCGGGGGAGCGGGCCTGGGTGATGCGGATCGCCATCTCCTCCGGCTGGCGCGGCAGGGGACTCGCCAGTGCCCTGCTGATGGAGCTGGAGCGGCGGCTCGTCGCCGCCCGCGTCGGCCGCATCGCCTACGTCCTGCCGGAGGAGGAACTCCTTGGGGAGGGCCTCCTCAACGCCGGGTACACCCGTCGGCCCGCCGTCGCCTACTTCGAGAAGGCGGAACCGGCGCACGGTCCGTCCGCCGGTCTGCTGGAGGACCTCGGCGGCCGGTTCCTGCCGGGCGACCTGTGGGCCAAGGTGTCCGGGATGGAGACCGAGAAGGACCTCATCGAGCGGCGCGTCGTACTGCCCCTCGCCGAACCCGAGCGGGCCGCACGGCACGGCGTACGCCCGCCCCGCGCCATCGCCCTCTTCGGCCCTCCCGGAACCGGCAAGACGACCTTCGCCCGCGGCATCGCCTCCAGGCTCGGCTGGCCCTTCGTCGAACTGCTGCCCTCCCGCCTCGCCGACGAGGGGAACCTCGCCGCCGCCCTGCGCAGCGCCTTCGCCCGTATCGCCGAACTGGAACGCGTGCTCGTCTTCATCGACGAGGTCGAGGAGATCGCCCCGGTACGCACCGAACCCGCCCGGCCCGGCGGTGTCCACGGCGTGACCAACGAACTGCTGAAGCTGATCCCCGGCTTCCGCGAGCGCGACGAACGCCTGCTGGTGTGCGCCACCAACTCCGTACGCTCCCTGGACCCGGCGTTCCTCCGGACCGGCCGGTTCGACTACGTGATCCCCATCGGCACCCCGGACGAGGCCGCCCGGGCCGCCATCTGGTCCCGCTACACCGAGGGCCGCGCGGACATCGACATCCCCGCGCTGGTCGCGGCGAGCGAACTCTTCACCCCGGCCGACATCGAGCACGCCGTCCGCGTCGCCGCGCAGGTGTCCTTCGAACGGGACCTGGAGACCCTCGGCACCGGCGCGGCCTCCACCGGCCCCTTCGGCGCGAGCACCGAGGACTACCTCGCCGCGATCGCCCAGTGCCGCTCCACGGTCAGCCCGGCGATGATCGACGAGTTCCGCTCGGACATCACCACGCACGCGCGCTTCTGACAGCTCCGGCCGCGGCTCCGGAGAGGAGTTTCGGCCGGAGCCGAGGCGCCCGGGCGGGTCAGGCCGGGCTGATGGTCCAGAACGACCCCGGGCAGCCCGTGCTGCTGCCCCGGCTGAGGGTGACGTACCCGGACGGGAGGCTCGTTTCGTCCGGGCTGGAGCGGCTACCCGCCCCGACATGGACCCGTTGGCGAAGCGTCATCACGCGACTGTGGCGGTGCGGCGGCTCCTGCCGTCGGCGGAGGGGCCCGGCCGGGTCCTGCGCGGTGTGGACCGGCTGGAGCGGTGGCCGGGCGCCGACCGGCTGATCGACTCCGTGCGGGCGGCGGTCAAGGCGGCTCCGCTCGGCCCCGGGCGGGATGTGCTGCACGGGCGCTGGCTCGGGCATCCGCTGCACCCGGTGATGGTGCAGCTGCCCCTCGGCATGTGGCTGTCCGCGGCCCTGCTCGACATGCTGTCCGGCGACCGCCGGAGCGCCCAGGTGCTCGTCGGCGCCGGACTGGCCACGGCGGGACCCGCGGCCCTGGCCGGCTGGACCGACTGGGCCGCCCTGCCCAAGGAACAGCAGCGCGTCGGCCTCGTGCACGCGGCCACCAACATCACCGCGGTCGCCCTCTACACGGCCTCCTACGCCGCGAGGCGCCGGGGGCTCGCGGGGCCCGGCAAGGCGCTGGGCCTGGCCGGACTGTCGGCCGTCGGCGTGGGCGGCGCGCTGGGCGGCCACCTCGCCTACCGTCAGGCGGCCGGCGCCAACCACGCCGAGCACGTCCACCATCTGCTGGAGCCTGAGTGGCACACGGTGGGCGACGTGGCCGGTCTTCCCGTGGGACGGGCGGTGCGGCGCCATGTCGGCGAGGTCGCGGTCATGGTCGTCCGCGAGCCCGGAGGCACCGTCCACGTCCTGGCCGACCGGTGCAGTCACATGGCGGGGCCGCTCTCGGAAGGCGAACTCATCGACGGCTGCGTGCGCTGTCCCTGGCACGGCAGCGTGTTCCGGCTGGCCGACGGCTGGAACGTACACGGCCCCGCGACCGCGCCCCAGCCCGCCTTCGACACCCGGATCGTCGACGGCCGGCTGCAGGTACGCCTGCGGCTCCTGGGCGCTGCCGACGACGGGGACGAGGAGGAGGGAGGACGGCCGTAGCCTTCGTCCCCCGGTGCGGTCGTGCCCGTCATGTGCCGTCGCTGGTCCCGAGAGCCTGAATGTCGACCATGCCGTAGGCCTCGTGGACGTAGACGTTGGTCAGTCGCGGGTGGCGGTAGTTGAGGGCTTTGTCGGCGACTACGGGCAGGTAGTACGCGCCGTCGGTGACCTTGTGGTTGATACGGCGGTAGATCCCGGACGCCTTGGCGGCGTCGGTCTCCGTCTCGGCCTGGGCGAAGAGGGCGTTGATCCGGGGATCGTTGATCTGCGCGTAGTTGACGCGGTCGCCCGCCGCGATGAGGCGCCCGTCCGCCAGGGGCCGCAGGAAGCCGGAGCCGTGGGCGTAGTCGGCGCCCCAGGCGACCACGATCAGGCCGTAGCCGTTCTCCTTGACCGTGCCGGGCGAGCGGACGGCCGTGAGGAACTCCGTCTCGTCCCGCTGCAGGATCTCGACGGTGATGCCCACGGCCTTGAGGGCCTGCTGCAGGGCCTCGGCCGACGCGACGTCCTTGGGCCTGTTGTTGCGCACGACGAGCTTGGTGGTGAAGCCGTTCGGTTTGCCGCAGGCCCGCAGTTCCTCCCTGGCCTTCTCGGGCTGCGGCTTGCCGCCGGTCAGGCCGAACGGGTCGTAGTCGTCGGCGCCCGGCATCGTCGGCGGCAGCATGTTGCCGTGCCGGGAACCGGCCGTCGGACCGCCGCGCGCGGTCTGGAGGGCGGTCGTGTCGGCCGCGTACAGCACGGCCTTGCGGCAGTGCACGTTGTCGAGCGGCGCCGTTTTCGACACGAGCGAGACGTACCGGAGGTAGCCCGTGTACGGAGCGTCCGTCTGGGCCTTCAGCTTCGGGTCCTGCAACACCTTGCTCACGTGGCGCTGCGACAGGCCGCCCTGCTGGGCGTCGAGGTCCGCGAGGCCCGCGACGAGCCGTGTGCCCACCTCTTCGGGGTTGGTGGAGAAGGACAGCTCGATCCTGTCCGGCAACGCCTTGCGCAGCGGGTCGGTGGCCCGGTCCCAGTGCTCGTTGCGGACGAGGACGAGCGACTTCGACGGCGTGTACGACGCGAACTTGTACGGGCCGGAGGAGACGGGCTCCTTGCCGTAGCGTGCGCCCGTGTCCCGCTTCCGCGGCACGGGGGAGGTGGCGCCCATGGCCAGCAGGTACGGGAAGCGCGAGTCGGCTTCGGCGAGCCGGAAGACGAGTGTCCGGTCGTCCGGCGTCTCGACCGACCTCAGGCCCGACTTCCCCGCGCCGCCGCCCTTGTACGGGCCCTGGTAGTTCTGCCCCTGGTCCAGCGACTCGATCAGGTGGACGGGGCCGCCGCTGAGGACGTCCTGCGCGAAGACGCGCTCGATGCCGTACTTGACGTCCTGCGAGGTGATCGGCGTGCCGTCCTCGAACTGCAGACCGGACTTCAGCCGGACGGTGTACGTCCTGCCGTCGGGCGATACCTGCGGCTGGGCCGCGGCCAGGTCCGGAACGAGGTTGAGGCCCTGCCTGCCCGGCTTGGCATCGTAGGCGAGCAGCGTACGGGCGTAGAGGCGCTGCATGTTCCAGACCCAGCCGTAGTACGAGCGGGCCGGGTCCCAGGAATCGGCGTCCGAGCGGCTCAGCAGGCGGAGCGTGCCGCCCTTCTTGTCGGACGCGTTGACCACCTTGCCGACCGCGGCGTCGAAGCCCGCGGGGGCGGTGGAGGAGCTCTTTTCGCCCTCCGCCCCATGGGACTTGCCCTTGCCCAGGTTGGCGAGCAGGGCGGTGATGCCACCACCGGTGACGAGGGCCGCGACGAGAGCGATCGCCACGAGACGGCGGCGCCGGGCGCGGCCCGGCGGCTGCGTGGGGAGGCGGCCGGGCGACGTGGGTGACGCGGGCGTCCTGGTGGAGACGAGGAGCGGCTCGGTGGCGGGCGGACCCGACGGTCGTGGTGCCTCGGGCGCGGGGGCCTGCGCCGGCGGCGACAGGGGCGGCGCGGTCGGTGCGGCGGGCCCAGTCGGCGTCGGAACCGCCTTGTCGTTCTTGTCGATCTCGTCGATCGCGGGAGTCGGCGTGGCCGGGGCCCGCGCGGGCTCTCGGTCGACGAGGGCCGGC is a window encoding:
- a CDS encoding glycosyltransferase family 9 protein; the encoded protein is MAGSPVAPLADPSVRRVAYVRARVGLGDLLCTVPALRALRAARPDVRLTFVTWPETAPVVGRFRAYVDELLPFPGYPGIPERTPRPDLFDAFLAAAAARRFDLALQAYGDRPAANEVTALVPARRTGGFAARGFTGSGALHLPYPDRVHEIHRHLRLVEHLGVPPGADDTPEFPVRVADLTAYAALGRAHGLREGRYAVLHPGATCASRRWPPERFAAVADALAERAGLRIVVTGVRGEEAVTAALARHARTPVVDLTGRTTLGAFACLLRGAALLVANDTGAAHLAAATGTPSVTVFLSGDPVRWAHRGRRHRALSAGVACSPCPHLTCPIDFRCAHALAPGTVVAAALALLG
- a CDS encoding alpha/beta hydrolase, which produces METVSAYHDGVLGRMRSRAVGRPAPGVPEVVLVQGMGVADYLLPGLAAFARWTRAHLVELPGFGGSGEPPHELDVPEFGRCVADWLTAQDVGRVVLVGHSSGTQVAARAAVGHPAVAAVVLASPTVDPVARGRLRLLVRWRLDGRREPPGLSESHRPEWKRAGLRRLLHTARAHLADDLEDAVARLRVPLLVIHGRDDLIGTTRWARHLSGLVADGTCVEVPGAHTFPWLDPEAWSEPVRQLAVRVAEKDG
- a CDS encoding bifunctional GNAT family N-acetyltransferase/ATP-binding protein yields the protein MNWLIHDYRESDLAAVVHLIDTTAELGQESVFSLAECIGALTSRQPAVVAVHQGVPIGAALACVSGERAWVMRIAISSGWRGRGLASALLMELERRLVAARVGRIAYVLPEEELLGEGLLNAGYTRRPAVAYFEKAEPAHGPSAGLLEDLGGRFLPGDLWAKVSGMETEKDLIERRVVLPLAEPERAARHGVRPPRAIALFGPPGTGKTTFARGIASRLGWPFVELLPSRLADEGNLAAALRSAFARIAELERVLVFIDEVEEIAPVRTEPARPGGVHGVTNELLKLIPGFRERDERLLVCATNSVRSLDPAFLRTGRFDYVIPIGTPDEAARAAIWSRYTEGRADIDIPALVAASELFTPADIEHAVRVAAQVSFERDLETLGTGAASTGPFGASTEDYLAAIAQCRSTVSPAMIDEFRSDITTHARF
- a CDS encoding glycosyltransferase family 4 protein, which codes for MPEPVRVGLLVDSDAFGGAEVYVRQLLRRLPAHFRRRLVVAEPVAPHFRDLHALCEDVTVVPLLRGRDPGHATASLLAGHAVDVWHVNLVDPGSNRAALAAASALAPTVATLHMPGHAHDATVALRALYGGLTTVIAVSREIAETVRERFGVPGDRVVRVRNGVDVPPRAAPPVRASGGTPCRIGAVGRLTEQKGFDVLVGAVARLVAEGHPITVEVAGDGRDRAALERAAAGLPVRFHGFVADVPAFLRGLDVFCLPSRREALSLALLEAMAHALPCVTTPVGDVTEVLGDTVVTVPVDDPAALARALGGLVADPERARRLGLRARRLAVGGLDAAGMVAATADVLAAAAASAQPSSARAAATTVPGASA
- a CDS encoding ABC transporter substrate-binding protein, producing MHELGEADPRQVGRYRILARLGVGGMGRVYLGRSTSGRMVAVKVVRAELAEDPDFRRRFAREVEAARRVTGFFTAAVVDADPEGSPAWLATAYVPGMPLDEAVRAHGAWARRSLLVLGAGLVEALEAIHGAGLIHRDLKPSNVLLAGDGPRVIDFGISIASEASVLTRTGMVVGTPGFMSPEQVTGRTVGPASDVFALGAVLAFAGTGAAPFGTGSPHSVNFRAVYEEPELGGLPAGTGFVGRCLAKDPGRRPTVPELLAEFAQLLGDAGGQTYGVGLPQETDWLPEAVATALTDRTTARTAPRPAANPEPPQDPRVPADAVPGPDPRVSLDKKPEPAAVPPAPAPAEPPALVDREPARAPATPTPAIDEIDKNDKAVPTPTGPAAPTAPPLSPPAQAPAPEAPRPSGPPATEPLLVSTRTPASPTSPGRLPTQPPGRARRRRLVAIALVAALVTGGGITALLANLGKGKSHGAEGEKSSSTAPAGFDAAVGKVVNASDKKGGTLRLLSRSDADSWDPARSYYGWVWNMQRLYARTLLAYDAKPGRQGLNLVPDLAAAQPQVSPDGRTYTVRLKSGLQFEDGTPITSQDVKYGIERVFAQDVLSGGPVHLIESLDQGQNYQGPYKGGGAGKSGLRSVETPDDRTLVFRLAEADSRFPYLLAMGATSPVPRKRDTGARYGKEPVSSGPYKFASYTPSKSLVLVRNEHWDRATDPLRKALPDRIELSFSTNPEEVGTRLVAGLADLDAQQGGLSQRHVSKVLQDPKLKAQTDAPYTGYLRYVSLVSKTAPLDNVHCRKAVLYAADTTALQTARGGPTAGSRHGNMLPPTMPGADDYDPFGLTGGKPQPEKAREELRACGKPNGFTTKLVVRNNRPKDVASAEALQQALKAVGITVEILQRDETEFLTAVRSPGTVKENGYGLIVVAWGADYAHGSGFLRPLADGRLIAAGDRVNYAQINDPRINALFAQAETETDAAKASGIYRRINHKVTDGAYYLPVVADKALNYRHPRLTNVYVHEAYGMVDIQALGTSDGT
- a CDS encoding Rieske (2Fe-2S) protein, with protein sequence MDPLAKRHHATVAVRRLLPSAEGPGRVLRGVDRLERWPGADRLIDSVRAAVKAAPLGPGRDVLHGRWLGHPLHPVMVQLPLGMWLSAALLDMLSGDRRSAQVLVGAGLATAGPAALAGWTDWAALPKEQQRVGLVHAATNITAVALYTASYAARRRGLAGPGKALGLAGLSAVGVGGALGGHLAYRQAAGANHAEHVHHLLEPEWHTVGDVAGLPVGRAVRRHVGEVAVMVVREPGGTVHVLADRCSHMAGPLSEGELIDGCVRCPWHGSVFRLADGWNVHGPATAPQPAFDTRIVDGRLQVRLRLLGAADDGDEEEGGRP